The following proteins come from a genomic window of Calditrichota bacterium:
- a CDS encoding twin-arginine translocase subunit TatC — MPFLDHLEELRWRLIKCLIAVAVASFLCYAVAGKLMSFLTKPYPKQL; from the coding sequence ATGCCATTCCTGGACCACCTGGAGGAGTTGCGGTGGCGGCTCATCAAGTGTCTCATCGCGGTGGCCGTGGCCAGCTTTCTGTGCTATGCGGTCGCCGGCAAGTTGATGAGCTTCTTGACCAAGCCCTACCCGAAGCAGCTC